A single region of the Brachypodium distachyon strain Bd21 chromosome 3, Brachypodium_distachyon_v3.0, whole genome shotgun sequence genome encodes:
- the LOC100831859 gene encoding uncharacterized protein LOC100831859, giving the protein MPPAPERWSILARIPKVIKGKEAKRTFPRGADVTVACADPPRASLLTVPFRVSPPPCIFNHPYVAAADGSSGLLLLSATEPAGEVTYHLCHARTGEATCLRPQSSFMVSCHGANVGLTVLGGGDGVVVAELQPSTDGSGRATLLCYTAGGYSEWAFKELAYSPPLLRQWFCEEVVSYGGMLWWVELSYGILACDPCCYTSLFPQSPTRCRRVNRRQVWPAGAPAAASR; this is encoded by the coding sequence atgccgccggcgccggagcggtGGTCCATCCTGGCCCGAATCCCCAAGGTCAtcaagggcaaggaggcgaagCGCACCTTCCCGCGGGGCGCCGACGTCACCGTCGCCTGCGCCGACCCCCCGCGCGCCTCCCTCCTCACCGTCCCCTTCCGCGTCTCTCCCCCGCCCTGCATCTTCAACCACCCctacgtcgccgccgccgacggctcctccggcctgctcctcctctccgccaCGGAGCCCGCGGGCGAGGTCACCTACCACCTCTGCCACGCGCGCACCGGCGAGGCCACCTGTCTCCGTCCGCAGAGCTCCTTCATGGTGAGCTGCCACGGCGCCAACGTCGGCCTGACggtgctcggcggcggcgacggcgtggtggTCGCGGAGCTCCAGCCCTCCACCGACGGCTCCGGCCGCGCCACGCTCCTCTGCTACACGGCGGGGGGCTACAGCGAGTGGGCCTTCAAGGAGCTCGCCTACTCGCCCCCGCTGCTCCGGCAGTGGTTCTGCGAGGAGGTCGTCTCCTACGGCGGGATGCTCTGGTGGGTGGAGCTCTCCTACGGCATCCTCGCCTGCGATCCCTGCTGCTACACGTCCCTCTTCCCACAGTCACCgacccgctgccgccgggtAAATCGGCGACAAGTTTGGCCAGCAGGGGCGCCCGCAGCTGCGTCAAGGTGA
- the LOC100839420 gene encoding uncharacterized protein At4g37920, whose protein sequence is MRCSGGPSAPLRPGGRTLIVLLPAAAPPFVSSHRSRPRRPPRLMCACSCRLPSTAQAPRLQAFSPTRPLPPPPFCWTLGVGTRTSSSCPGCVASPTVAKVDNDTESEVAMGYTMTQICDKFIDFFMNKKPQTKDWRKILVFREEWRRYKQHFYKHCQVRIDTETDSSVKQKLVLLARKVKKIDNEIEKHMELFAELRENPTDINAIVARRRKDFTGEFFRNLNFLTNAYNGLDEQDAIVRLGAKCLSAIHAYDCTLQQLDIDSTQAKFHDILNSSSLDDACEKVKSLAKAKELDSSLVLLINKAWAAAKDSKTMKNKVKDIMYHIYTTTKESLRIISPPEMKLLKYLLNIEDPEERFAALATAFSPGDEHEAKDEDALYTTPNELHKWIKMMLDSYHLNKEETDFMDARKMSDPVIIQRLVLLRETIEEEYMKQYIHPENEGSEEGLEQL, encoded by the exons ATGCGCTGCTCCGGCGGCCCCTCGGCGCCTCTCCGGCCAGGTGGCCGCACCCTCATCGTCCTCCTCCCAGCGGCGGCTCCCCCGTTCGTGTCCAGCCATCGCTCGCGCCCTCGTCGACCTCCTCGCCTCATGTgcgcctgcagctgcaggctTCCTTCCACCGCTCAAGCACCCCGCCTCCAAGCGTTCTCTCCTACTcgcccccttcctcctcctcccttctGCTGGACTCTTGGCGTGGGGACCCGGACGAGTTCTTCTTGTCCAG GTTGTGTAGCTAGCCCAACTGTTGCTAAAGTGGACAACGACACCGAGAGTGAAGTCGCAATGGGGTACACGATGACCCAAATCTGTGATAAGTTCATTGACTTCTTCATGAATAAGAAACCACAAACGAAGGATTGGCGAAAAATACTGGTGTTCAGAGAGGAGTGGCGAAGATACAAACAACATTTCTACAAGCATTGCCAAGTGCGCATAGACACGGAGACTGATTCTTCAGTGAAGCAAAAGTTGGTTCTACTCGCTAGAAAAGTAAAGAAg ATCGACAATGAAATAGAGAAGCACATGGAACTCTTCGCAGAGCTCCGTGAGAATCCCACAGATATCAATGCTATTGTTGCGAGAAGACGAAAGGACTTCACTGGGGAGTTCTTCCGCAATCTTAATTTTCTTACAAATGCTTATAATGGCCTTGATGAGCAAGATG CAATTGTCAGGCTTGGGGCTAAGTGCCTGTCTGCAATTCATGCATATGATTGCACACTGCAGCAGTTGGACATTGATTCTACTCAAGCAAAGTTTCATGATATACTGAATTCTTCTTCACTAGATGACGCCTGTGAAAAAGTTAAAAGCTTAGCTAAGGCTAAAGAACTTGACTCATCTTTAGTTCTCCTGATTAATAAAGCTTGGGCTGCTGCAAAAGACTCTAAAACTATGAAGAACAAG GTCAAGGATATAATGTATCATATTTATACAACTACCAAGGAGAGCCTCAGAATCATCTCACCACCAGAGATGAAGCTTCTAAAGTACCTACTGAATATTGAAGATCCTGAAGAGAGATTTGCTGCTCTTGCAACTGCTTTCTCTCCAGGAGATGAGCATGAAGCCAAGGATGAAGATGCTCTTTATAC AACTCCGAATGAACTCCACAAATGGATCAAAATGATGCTCGATTCATACCATCTCAACAAGGAGGAGACGGATTTTATGGACGCGAGAAAGATGAGCGACCCAGTCATCATCCAGAGATTAGTTCTGCTCAGGGAGACAATCGAGGAAGAATACATGAAACAGTACATACACCCCGAGAACGAAGGATCGGAGGAAGGTTTGGAACAGTTGTGA
- the LOC100832156 gene encoding pre-mRNA-splicing factor CWC21: MYNGVGLPTARGSGTSGRVQSNNFILRPRPSPSSSRDPAAPVVARGGGGIREEMAEHERKRAMESRLLELREALEEQGYAEAEVETRLAAEARKQAAESAAAAKEAPGHGGGGVWPKGTPL; this comes from the coding sequence ATGTACAACGGCGTGGGCCTCCCCACCGCGCGGGGTTCCGGCACCAGTGGCCGCGTGCAGTCCAACAACTTCATCCTCCGGCCCCgcccctccccttcctcctcccgcgaCCCCGCCGCTCCCGTCgtcgcgcgcggcggcggcggcatcagggaggagatggcggaGCACGAGCGCAAGCGGGCGATGGAGTCGCGGCTGCTGGAGCTGCGCGAGGCGCTCGAGGAGCAGGGCTACGCCGAGGCAGAGGTCGAGACGCGCCTAGCCGCCGAGGCCCGCAAGCAGGCCGCCGAgtctgccgccgcggcgaagGAGGCgcccggccacggcggcggcggtgtctgGCCCAAGGGGACGCCTCTCTAG